The following coding sequences lie in one Caloenas nicobarica isolate bCalNic1 chromosome 17, bCalNic1.hap1, whole genome shotgun sequence genomic window:
- the LOC135995876 gene encoding plasminogen activator inhibitor 1-like, protein MGVLGAWTPGSPSTTEGDSRSTLVPSGRIRGLLPPGAVGASTRLVLASALYFRGAWRSPFPTLATRPRPFHRPDGTTVTVPMMEKTAKFNYGDFETPGGVPYEVVEVPYAGGEVAMLLVALTWQDVPIVTLTRLLDAQLVTTWVTNMTPVTRVLILPRFSLETSWDLKAPLKSLGVHAPFDPNAADFTPLSAEEPLVLGQVLQKVRMEVTENGTEVTSATAAIIYSRMAPLEILLDRPFLFLVRHNPTGTILFVGQVTEP, encoded by the exons atgggggtgctgggtgcttggacgcctgggtccccctccaCCACAGAAGGGGACTCCAGGAGCACCCTTGTCCCCTCAGGGCGGATCCGGGGGCTGCTGCCCCCTGGTGCGGTCGGTGCCAGCACCCGCCTGGTCCTGGCTAGCGCCCTCTACTTCAGGGGGGCCTGGAGgagccccttccccaccctcGCCACCCGCCCCCGCCCCTTCCACAGACCAGATGGCACCACAGTGACTGTCCCCATGATGGAGAAGACGGCCAAGTTCAACTACG GGGACTTCGAGACGCCGGGAGGGGTCCCCTATGAGGTGGTGGAGGTCCCCTACGCTGGGGGGGAGGTGGCCATGCTTCTGGTGGCCCTGACCTGGCAGgatgtccccattgtcacccTCACCCGCCTCCTTGATGCCCAACTTGTCACCACCTGGGTCACCAACATGACCCCTGTGACTCGTGTCCTCATCCTGCCCCG CTTCTCCCTAGAGACCAGCTGGGACCTCAAGGCACCACTAAAGTCCTTGGGGGTCCATGCTCCCTTTGACCCCAACGCTGCTGATTTCACCCCACTCTCAG CTGAGGAGCCCCTCGTCCTGGGCCAAGTCCTGCAGAAGGTGAGGATGGAGGTGACAGAGAATGGCACCGAGGTGACATCGGCCACTG CTGCCATCATATATTCCCGCATGGCGCCCCTGGAAATCCTCCTGGATCGgcccttcctcttcctcgtGCGCCACAACCCCACTG GCACCATCCTCTTCGTGGGGCAGGTGACAGAGCCTTGA